A region from the Musa acuminata AAA Group cultivar baxijiao chromosome BXJ1-10, Cavendish_Baxijiao_AAA, whole genome shotgun sequence genome encodes:
- the LOC135585177 gene encoding U-box domain-containing protein 14-like, translating to MAKCMLADAAAGFCLWPTFSPAALRRRILEAIACGASRHRGRRKACGGVDVTEPLPRRPRPGRAERLIELLQAEPSDSGSDEADDAEARRKVEAFEEIQCVVGRLQLDDHNAGGDRREEAATEVRRLAKDDPEARETLAMLGAIPPLVGMLDSKDPDLHVAALYALLNLGIGNELNKAAIVKAGAVHKMLHLIESGSNPSISEAIVANFLGLGALDSNKPVIGASGAIPFLLSAFRSPETSPTARQDALRALFNLSIASVNLPLLVDAGLVPSLLAAIGDMAVTERSLAVISNLVASGEGRRAVSRFADAFAILIDVLGWCDAAACQEKATYVLMVMAHKGHGDRAAMVEAGAVSALLELTLLGTPLAQKRASRLLEILTVEKGKRVSEAGGSSGVSAVSAPLCGAAAETAPAEEGMSEERRAVRELVQQSLQNNMRRIVRRANLAQDFAPWERLRALTATSTSKSLPF from the exons ATGGCCAAATGCATGCTCGCTGACGCCGCCGCCGGCTTTTGCCTCTGGCCGACCTTCTCCCCCGCCGCCCTCCGCCGCAGGATCCTCGAGGCGATTGCCTGCGGCGCCTCCCGCCACCGCGGCAGACGGAAGGCCTGCGGCGGCGTTGATGTGACCGAGCCGCTTCCCCGCAGACCGAGGCCTGGCCGGGCGGAGCGGCTCATCGAGCTACTGCAGGCGGAGCCCTCCGACTCCGGCTCCGACGAGGCGGACGACGCCGAGGCGCGGCGAAAGGTGGAGGCTTTCGAGGAGATCCAGTGCGTGGTCGGTCGGCTGCAGCTAGACGACCACAATGCTGGCGGGGATCGGCGGGAGGAGGCGGCGACGGAGGTGAGGAGGCTCGCGAAGGACGACCCCGAAGCAAGGGAGACGCTCGCGATGCTCGGAGCGATCCCGCCTTTGGTCGGGATGCTTGACTCCAAGGATCCTGATCTCCATGTCGCTGCGCTCTACGCGCTTCTCAACCTAGGGATTGGCAACGAGTT GAACAAGGCGGCGATCGTGAAGGCCGGCGCCGTCCACAAGATGCTACATTTGATCGAGTCCGGAAGCAACCCATCGATCTCGGAAGCAATCGTCGCCAATTTTCTCGGCCTCGGTGCGTTGGATTCAAACAAGCCCGTCATTGGTGCCTCCGGCGCGATCCCCTTCTTGCTATCCGCCTTTCGAAGCCCTGAGACGAGCCCCACGGCGAGGCAGGACGCTCTACGCGCCCTCTTCAATCTCTCCATCGCCTCCGTCAACCTCCCCCTCCTCGTCGACGCCGGCCTCGTCCCCTCCCTCCTGGCGGCGATCGGCGACATGGCGGTCACTGAACGCTCCCTCGCGGTGATATCCAACCTCGTGGCCTCTGGTGAGGGGCGCCGGGCTGTGAGCCGCTTCGCTGATGCTTTCGCCATCCTTATCGACGTCCTAGGGTGGTGCGACGCAGCCGCGTGCCAGGAGAAGGCAACGTACGTGCTGATGGTGATGGCCCACAAGGGGCACGGCGACCGGGCGGCCATGGTCGAGGCCGGGGCCGTCTCTGCCCTTCTCGAGCTCACGCTGCTAGGCACCCCGCTCGCCCAGAAGCGGGCCTCGCGGCTCTTGGAGATACTAACAGTGGAGAAAGGGAAAAGAGTGTCAGAGGCAGGAGGGAGTTCCGGCGTGTCGGCGGTGTCGGCGCCATTGTGTGGGGCGGCGGCGGAGACGGCTCCTGCTGAAGAGGGGATGAGCGAGGAGAGGAGGGCGGTGAGGGAGCTGGTGCAGCAGAGCCTGCAGAACAACATGCGAAGGATCGTCAGGCGGGCGAATTTGGCTCAGGACTTCGCGCCGTGGGAGCGGCTTAGAGCGCTCACCGCCACCTCTACGTCCAAAAGCTTGCCCTTCTGA